Proteins from a single region of Bradyrhizobium diazoefficiens:
- a CDS encoding PepSY-associated TM helix domain-containing protein: MAARFGNTIKAGLLQVHSIAGLVLALLLTLIALTGAIMSFEDEIVEHLNAGIMQVVPRQMPALMPDELVARLKAAQDIGKVAAVTLSSDLSAAVRIRFARDEQGDRPTSLYLDPYDAHVLGSPRGEEFFATVRRLHRWLLIPGDAKGWGRLVTGAAALGLVVMLISGLVLRRRRRLSSVKMWLKPNLGLSGRGLHRSLHAVIGTWVLPVYLVMTLTGLWYSFDWYKDGVVWLLSRPQVTLAKMQPKISAKAPRGADRSEPAQPIGFDQAWTAFRREQGDRFAKALLTLPASPGTVIRVRSWSKDSTLDTTRDEFRIDAITGQVVSAERHADKTFGEKIIANLLDIHRGAILGWPGKLAFMVAAALMPLFSVTGILLYLSRRRLRRPAPAPIGRLVPGE; the protein is encoded by the coding sequence ATGGCGGCGCGGTTCGGGAACACCATCAAGGCCGGCCTGCTTCAGGTCCATTCCATCGCGGGACTGGTGCTTGCGCTGCTGCTTACCTTGATCGCGCTGACCGGCGCGATCATGAGCTTTGAGGATGAGATCGTCGAGCATCTCAACGCCGGCATCATGCAGGTGGTGCCACGTCAGATGCCGGCGCTGATGCCGGACGAGCTGGTCGCGCGGCTGAAGGCGGCGCAGGACATCGGCAAGGTCGCGGCCGTCACGCTGTCGAGCGATCTGTCGGCGGCGGTGCGCATCCGCTTCGCCCGTGATGAGCAGGGCGACCGGCCGACCTCGCTCTATCTCGACCCCTATGACGCACACGTGCTGGGCTCGCCACGCGGAGAAGAGTTCTTTGCAACCGTGCGCAGGCTGCATCGCTGGCTGCTGATCCCCGGCGATGCCAAGGGCTGGGGCCGCCTGGTCACCGGCGCGGCGGCACTCGGCCTGGTCGTCATGCTGATCTCGGGCCTGGTGCTGCGCCGGCGGCGCCGTCTCAGTAGCGTGAAGATGTGGCTAAAGCCGAATCTCGGTCTCAGCGGCCGCGGGCTGCATCGATCGCTGCATGCGGTGATCGGCACATGGGTTCTTCCGGTTTACCTCGTGATGACGCTGACCGGCCTCTGGTACTCGTTCGACTGGTACAAGGACGGCGTCGTCTGGCTGCTATCGCGTCCGCAAGTCACGCTTGCGAAGATGCAGCCCAAGATATCTGCAAAGGCGCCACGCGGAGCCGACCGTTCGGAGCCGGCTCAGCCAATCGGATTCGATCAGGCATGGACGGCGTTTCGACGCGAGCAGGGCGACCGCTTCGCCAAGGCCCTGCTGACGCTGCCCGCAAGTCCAGGCACGGTGATCCGGGTCCGGTCGTGGTCGAAGGATTCAACGCTCGATACCACGCGTGACGAATTCCGAATCGATGCGATTACCGGTCAGGTGGTCTCCGCCGAGCGCCATGCCGACAAGACGTTCGGCGAGAAGATCATCGCCAACCTGCTCGACATCCATCGTGGCGCAATCCTGGGCTGGCCCGGCAAGCTCGCGTTTATGGTTGCAGCCGCCCTGATGCCGCTGTTCTCGGTCACCGGCATTCTGCTCTATCTGTCTCGCCGGCGATTGCGGCGCCCGGCACCGGCGCCGATTGGGCGGCTTGTTCCGGGCGAGTGA
- a CDS encoding rhodanese-like domain-containing protein produces the protein MKLSIVTPADIRRALLLREEIALLDLRYEAGFATGHPLFAANMAADRIEIEAEVRLPRKDVAIVLYDDGEGLVAAGAERLAALGYSNISMLDGGLKAWRAAGYELFEDVNSYSKAFGELVEARRHTPSFSADEVAKLIADKANIAILDVRRFDEYATMNIPGSVSVPGAELVLRAGQAAPDPDTTIIVNCAGRTRSIIGTQSLINAGVPNKVRALRNGTMGWTLARHRLDHGADRRGAIGSFEGGPANAREVAYRAGVRHIGANEMSALVAETGRTLYRFDVRDAEEYAAGHLPGFRHYPGGQLVQETDMAAPVRGARLLLTDDKGVRADMTASWLAQMGWEVYVLEGGYAGALEVGPPLALPKPDPAHRYRRPYEGTDSAERAMQAYLDWEYGLVDQLRRDGTHGFYVI, from the coding sequence ATGAAGCTGTCCATCGTCACCCCCGCCGATATCCGCCGCGCGCTGCTGTTGCGCGAGGAGATCGCGCTGCTCGATCTCAGATATGAGGCCGGCTTTGCCACCGGGCATCCGCTGTTCGCGGCCAACATGGCCGCCGACCGGATCGAGATCGAAGCGGAGGTGAGATTGCCGCGCAAGGACGTGGCGATCGTGCTCTACGATGACGGCGAAGGCCTCGTCGCGGCGGGCGCCGAGCGCCTTGCCGCGCTCGGCTACAGCAATATCAGTATGCTCGATGGCGGGCTGAAGGCCTGGCGGGCGGCAGGGTATGAGCTGTTCGAGGACGTCAATTCCTATTCGAAGGCATTTGGCGAGCTGGTCGAGGCACGCCGCCACACGCCATCGTTCAGCGCCGACGAGGTGGCAAAACTAATTGCTGACAAGGCCAACATCGCCATCCTCGACGTTCGCCGCTTCGACGAATACGCCACCATGAACATTCCGGGCTCCGTCAGCGTGCCCGGCGCGGAACTGGTGTTGCGGGCCGGCCAGGCCGCCCCCGATCCCGACACCACCATCATCGTCAATTGTGCCGGCCGCACCCGCTCGATTATCGGCACCCAGTCGCTGATCAATGCCGGCGTGCCCAACAAGGTGCGGGCGCTGCGGAACGGCACGATGGGCTGGACGCTGGCGCGGCACAGGTTGGATCACGGCGCCGACCGGCGCGGCGCGATCGGGTCGTTCGAGGGCGGCCCGGCCAATGCCCGGGAGGTCGCCTATCGCGCGGGCGTCCGCCATATCGGTGCGAACGAGATGTCGGCGCTGGTCGCTGAGACCGGTCGCACGCTCTATCGCTTCGACGTGCGTGACGCAGAGGAATATGCGGCCGGTCATCTCCCCGGCTTCCGCCACTATCCCGGCGGCCAGCTCGTGCAGGAGACCGACATGGCCGCGCCGGTGCGTGGCGCGCGCCTCCTGCTGACCGACGACAAGGGCGTGCGTGCCGATATGACGGCATCCTGGCTCGCGCAGATGGGTTGGGAGGTCTACGTGCTGGAAGGCGGCTATGCCGGCGCGCTCGAGGTCGGTCCGCCGCTGGCCCTGCCGAAGCCCGACCCGGCGCATCGCTACCGTCGTCCCTATGAGGGCACCGACAGCGCCGAGCGCGCGATGCAGGCCTATCTCGACTGGGAGTACGGTCTCGTCGACCAGCTCCGCCGCGACGGCACGCACGGATTCTATGTCATCTGA
- the serA gene encoding phosphoglycerate dehydrogenase, which yields MPAPGQSPERSAKALLLEGVNDSAVDLFKGAGFTNVERLTKALDGEALRQALKGVSLLGIRSRTQITDEVLEAADGLLAVGCFSVGTNQVDLLAARKRGIPVFNAPFSNTRSVAELVIGEIVMLLRQIFPRSVSAHEGGWEKSAAGSREVRGRTLGIIGYGNIGSQLSTLAEAMGMRVIYYDRTDKLRHGNTEPVEKLDELLALSDVVSLHVPETPETSGMIGERELRAMKPGSFLINNSRGTVVDLDALAGCLRDGHIAGAAIDVFPVEPSSNADRFKSPVQGLGNVILTPHIGGSTEEAQERIGGEVARKLVDYFITGSTMGAVNFPEVQLHLRPSGVRFSHVHRNVPGMLRRLNEVFLQRDINIAAQYLETAGDLGYVVLDADLGGQDSGALLAQIRALEGTVGARLVFEH from the coding sequence ATGCCAGCCCCAGGCCAAAGCCCTGAGCGGAGCGCGAAGGCGCTGCTGCTCGAAGGCGTCAACGACAGCGCCGTGGATCTGTTCAAGGGCGCGGGCTTCACCAATGTCGAGCGCCTGACCAAGGCGCTGGATGGTGAGGCGCTGCGACAGGCGCTCAAGGGCGTGTCGCTGCTCGGCATCCGCTCCCGCACCCAGATCACCGACGAGGTGCTGGAAGCCGCCGACGGGTTGCTCGCCGTCGGCTGCTTCAGCGTCGGCACCAACCAGGTCGATCTGCTGGCGGCGCGCAAGCGCGGCATTCCCGTGTTCAATGCGCCGTTCTCCAACACGCGCAGCGTCGCCGAGCTCGTGATCGGCGAGATCGTGATGCTGCTGCGGCAGATTTTCCCGCGCTCGGTCTCGGCCCATGAGGGCGGCTGGGAGAAATCCGCCGCCGGCAGCCGCGAGGTGCGGGGCCGCACGCTCGGCATCATCGGCTATGGCAATATCGGCTCGCAGCTCTCGACGCTTGCCGAGGCGATGGGCATGCGGGTGATCTATTACGATCGCACCGACAAGCTCCGCCATGGTAACACCGAGCCGGTCGAGAAGCTGGACGAGCTGCTGGCGCTGAGCGACGTCGTCAGCCTGCATGTACCGGAGACGCCGGAGACATCAGGCATGATCGGCGAGAGGGAGCTGCGGGCGATGAAGCCGGGCTCGTTCCTGATCAACAACAGCCGCGGCACCGTGGTCGATCTCGACGCGCTCGCGGGTTGCTTGCGCGACGGCCACATTGCGGGGGCCGCCATCGACGTGTTTCCGGTCGAGCCGTCATCGAACGCGGATCGCTTCAAGAGCCCGGTGCAGGGCCTCGGCAACGTCATCCTCACCCCGCATATCGGCGGCTCGACCGAGGAGGCGCAGGAGCGCATCGGCGGCGAAGTGGCGCGCAAGCTGGTCGACTATTTCATCACGGGATCGACCATGGGCGCGGTGAATTTCCCCGAGGTGCAGCTGCATTTGCGTCCCTCCGGCGTGCGCTTCAGCCACGTTCACCGCAACGTGCCGGGCATGCTGCGCCGGCTGAACGAAGTCTTCCTCCAGCGCGACATCAACATCGCCGCGCAGTATCTGGAGACCGCCGGCGATCTCGGCTACGTCGTGCTGGACGCCGATCTCGGCGGCCAGGATTCCGGCGCGCTGCTGGCGCAGATCCGCGCGCTCGAAGGCACGGTCGGCGCGCGCCTGGTGTTCGAGCACTAG
- a CDS encoding MarR family winged helix-turn-helix transcriptional regulator, protein MRNKEVAARHHWLIYLLNVAQRRLQRWMAAQPGNEVTPAQAGLLFILGKQDGILMGEAGAALDMGPAGISGLVDRSAAAKLVERRADREDGRAWRVWLTPKGRTVLAQAKTSAAQVNAALMDGFTSAEIDIVARWLTSIQEKFPRDPED, encoded by the coding sequence ATGCGAAATAAGGAGGTCGCCGCGAGGCACCATTGGCTGATCTACCTCCTGAACGTCGCGCAGCGGCGATTGCAGCGCTGGATGGCCGCACAGCCCGGGAACGAGGTGACGCCTGCGCAGGCGGGGCTGCTGTTCATCCTCGGCAAGCAGGACGGCATCCTGATGGGCGAAGCGGGCGCGGCGCTCGATATGGGCCCGGCCGGCATCTCCGGCCTGGTCGATCGCAGTGCCGCGGCGAAGCTGGTCGAGCGGCGGGCTGATCGCGAGGATGGGCGCGCCTGGCGCGTGTGGCTAACGCCGAAGGGCCGCACCGTGCTGGCTCAGGCGAAAACCTCGGCGGCGCAGGTCAACGCGGCGCTGATGGACGGATTTACCAGCGCTGAGATCGACATCGTCGCGCGCTGGCTAACGAGCATTCAGGAGAAGTTTCCAAGGGATCCAGAGGACTAA
- a CDS encoding enoyl-CoA hydratase, with amino-acid sequence MTEHVRLENNNGIVTITLGRPDKKNALTDAMYGKLADTIESAESDPSARVLLIRGEGDMFTAGNDVGEFAAVASGKSEGSRNVGRFIQSLARCTRPLVAAVQGRAVGIGTTMLLHCDLVVLAENALMSTPFVSLALVPEAASSLLMPARIGYVRAYEMFALGETVPAKAALEWGLANRVVPLDKLDAEALALAQRLARQPAGALTATKKLMRNGEALVAQMHAEGEQFAQRLRTAEAREAFTAFAERRPPDFTKVA; translated from the coding sequence ATGACCGAGCATGTGCGACTTGAGAACAACAACGGAATTGTCACGATTACGCTGGGGCGCCCCGACAAGAAGAACGCGCTGACCGATGCGATGTACGGCAAGCTTGCCGACACCATCGAATCCGCCGAGTCCGATCCGTCGGCGCGCGTGCTGCTGATCCGCGGCGAGGGCGACATGTTCACCGCCGGCAACGACGTCGGCGAGTTCGCGGCCGTCGCGAGCGGCAAGTCCGAAGGCAGCCGCAATGTCGGCCGCTTCATCCAGTCGCTGGCGCGCTGCACCCGTCCGCTCGTTGCAGCCGTTCAGGGCCGCGCCGTCGGCATCGGCACCACGATGCTCTTGCATTGCGATCTCGTCGTGCTCGCCGAAAATGCCCTGATGTCGACGCCCTTCGTCAGCCTCGCGCTGGTGCCGGAAGCCGCCTCCAGCCTGCTGATGCCGGCGCGCATCGGTTATGTCCGCGCCTATGAGATGTTCGCGCTCGGCGAGACCGTGCCGGCCAAGGCGGCGCTCGAATGGGGACTTGCGAACAGGGTGGTGCCGCTCGACAAGCTCGATGCCGAGGCGCTCGCGCTCGCCCAGCGTCTCGCCCGGCAGCCGGCCGGCGCGCTCACCGCGACCAAGAAGCTGATGCGCAACGGCGAGGCGCTGGTCGCCCAGATGCACGCGGAAGGCGAGCAATTCGCACAGCGCCTGCGCACGGCCGAGGCGCGTGAGGCGTTCACGGCCTTCGCCGAGCGGCGTCCGCCGGATTTCACGAAGGTTGCGTGA
- a CDS encoding dihydrodipicolinate synthase family protein, with protein sequence MPVTPHKAQRPYRGVFPVAPTIFDERGELDLDGQRRCIDFMIDAGSNGICILANFSEQFVLTDAERETVMHAVLEHVAGRVPVIVTTTHFSSAVCAARSRQAEAAGAAMVMVMPPYHGATFRVPEKGIIEFFKVLSAAINIPIMIQDAPVAGTPLSVELLARLARDFANIRYFKIEVPGAASKLRSLIEAGGKDIEGPWDGEEAITLLADLDAGATGAMTGGGYPDGIRQIIDPYFAGKREEAKAAYERWLPLINYENRQCGLIACKAMMQAGGVIKSDAVRHPLQPLHPATRAGLLELAKERDALALRWGK encoded by the coding sequence ATGCCGGTCACCCCCCACAAAGCCCAGCGGCCCTATCGCGGCGTATTCCCGGTCGCGCCTACCATCTTCGACGAGCGCGGAGAGCTCGATCTCGATGGCCAGCGCCGCTGCATCGATTTCATGATCGATGCAGGCTCGAACGGCATTTGTATCCTCGCCAATTTCTCCGAGCAGTTCGTGCTGACCGATGCCGAGCGCGAGACCGTGATGCACGCGGTGCTGGAGCATGTCGCGGGCCGCGTGCCGGTCATCGTCACCACCACCCATTTCAGCTCGGCCGTGTGCGCGGCGCGCAGCCGGCAGGCCGAGGCCGCGGGCGCCGCCATGGTGATGGTGATGCCGCCCTATCACGGCGCTACCTTCCGCGTGCCGGAGAAAGGCATCATCGAATTCTTCAAGGTGCTCTCCGCTGCGATCAACATCCCGATCATGATCCAGGACGCGCCTGTTGCCGGCACGCCGCTTTCCGTCGAACTGCTGGCGCGCCTGGCGCGTGACTTCGCCAACATCCGCTATTTCAAGATCGAGGTGCCAGGCGCGGCGTCAAAACTCCGCAGCCTGATCGAGGCGGGCGGAAAGGATATCGAGGGTCCCTGGGATGGCGAGGAGGCGATCACGCTGCTCGCCGATCTAGACGCCGGTGCGACCGGCGCGATGACCGGTGGCGGCTATCCCGACGGCATCCGCCAGATCATCGATCCCTATTTCGCCGGCAAGCGCGAGGAGGCGAAGGCGGCCTATGAGCGCTGGCTGCCGCTGATCAACTACGAGAACCGCCAATGCGGCCTGATCGCCTGCAAGGCGATGATGCAGGCCGGGGGGGTGATCAAGTCGGACGCGGTGCGCCATCCCCTACAGCCGCTGCACCCGGCGACGCGCGCGGGGCTGCTGGAACTCGCCAAGGAGCGCGACGCGCTGGCGCTGCGGTGGGGGAAGTAA
- a CDS encoding DUF1045 domain-containing protein gives MTGFPRYAIYFAAGANNALSRFGAELLGYDAYNSDEVSFPQEALHVAPDWRDITADPRKYGFHGTLKAPMVLAPGKTEAELVAACATFAGKARPIPVIRPVVDTISGFIAVIPDEPVSELQQLAADCVRDFDAFRIALTAEDRARRKPEKLTELQRDYLDRWGYPYVMEEFRFHMTLTGRLEAERRGPILAMLRERFARLKLDTLAIDRITLFRQDEAKARFRIIGEWMLAD, from the coding sequence ATGACAGGCTTCCCCCGTTACGCGATCTATTTTGCTGCCGGCGCCAACAACGCGCTGTCCCGATTCGGCGCCGAGTTGCTCGGCTATGATGCCTATAACAGCGACGAAGTTTCGTTTCCGCAGGAAGCGCTCCATGTTGCGCCGGACTGGCGCGACATCACCGCCGATCCCCGCAAATACGGCTTTCACGGCACGCTGAAAGCGCCGATGGTGTTGGCGCCTGGCAAGACTGAGGCCGAACTCGTTGCAGCCTGCGCGACGTTCGCCGGCAAGGCGCGGCCCATTCCGGTGATCCGCCCTGTGGTCGACACCATCAGCGGCTTCATTGCCGTGATCCCGGATGAACCGGTCTCCGAGCTTCAGCAGCTCGCAGCCGATTGCGTCCGCGATTTCGATGCCTTTCGCATCGCTCTAACAGCGGAAGATCGCGCGCGCCGAAAGCCCGAGAAGCTCACGGAGCTCCAGCGCGATTATCTCGATCGCTGGGGCTACCCGTACGTGATGGAAGAATTCCGCTTCCACATGACGCTGACGGGGCGGTTGGAGGCGGAGCGGCGCGGACCGATCCTGGCAATGCTGCGCGAGCGGTTTGCGAGGCTGAAGCTCGATACGCTGGCCATCGACCGCATCACGCTGTTTCGGCAGGACGAAGCCAAAGCGCGGTTTCGCATCATCGGCGAGTGGATGTTGGCAGACTAA
- a CDS encoding alpha-D-ribose 1-methylphosphonate 5-triphosphate diphosphatase, translating into MTEIFIEGGRTLIGSELVETSLGVSGTDIAQTGTSRGRARLAIDARNLLVLPGIVDLHGDAFERQMMPRAGVDFPIDVALADTDRQVISNGITTVFHATTWSWEPGLRSGENARRLLEAIERQRPQFAADTRFHLRHETYNLDAEEEIIQWLAEGRVDLFAFNDHMDGVVADISNPRKRNRMVERTGLSSEDFDKLVAHIVSRAAGVSASIARLAAAARAAEVRMLSHDDATPAMRQGFRAMGVTLAEFPINEETAREAASADDAIVYGAPNVVRGGSHTGWTKASDMVAKGLCSVLASDYYYPAPLLAAFRLAGDGVLPLTEAWKLISTAPAQAIGLTDRGTLAAGHRADILLVDDSVPLRPRLVAVISAGKLVHLTDATRLLGAAATPRETVVAA; encoded by the coding sequence GTGACAGAAATATTCATCGAGGGCGGCCGGACCCTGATCGGCTCCGAGCTCGTCGAAACCTCACTTGGTGTGTCCGGAACGGACATTGCGCAGACCGGCACGTCGCGCGGCCGCGCGCGGCTGGCAATCGATGCGCGCAACCTGCTGGTGCTGCCCGGCATCGTCGATCTGCATGGCGACGCCTTCGAGCGCCAGATGATGCCGCGGGCCGGCGTCGATTTCCCGATCGACGTCGCGCTCGCCGACACCGACCGCCAGGTTATCAGCAACGGCATCACCACGGTGTTTCATGCCACCACCTGGTCGTGGGAGCCGGGCTTGCGCAGCGGCGAAAATGCAAGGCGGCTGCTGGAGGCGATCGAGCGGCAGCGCCCGCAATTCGCTGCCGACACCCGCTTTCACCTGCGGCACGAGACCTACAATCTCGACGCCGAAGAAGAGATCATCCAGTGGCTTGCCGAGGGCCGCGTCGATCTGTTCGCCTTCAACGACCATATGGACGGGGTCGTCGCCGACATCTCCAATCCACGCAAGCGCAACCGCATGGTGGAGCGCACCGGCCTGTCGAGCGAGGACTTTGACAAGCTCGTCGCGCATATCGTCTCGCGCGCGGCCGGTGTTTCGGCATCGATCGCCCGGCTCGCCGCTGCGGCTCGCGCGGCCGAGGTGCGGATGCTCTCGCATGACGATGCGACGCCGGCGATGCGCCAGGGTTTTCGCGCCATGGGCGTGACGCTCGCCGAGTTTCCGATCAACGAGGAGACGGCGCGCGAAGCCGCTTCTGCCGACGACGCCATCGTTTACGGCGCGCCGAATGTCGTGCGCGGCGGCAGTCACACCGGCTGGACCAAGGCGTCCGACATGGTCGCGAAGGGGCTCTGCTCGGTGCTGGCCTCGGACTATTACTATCCGGCGCCGCTGCTCGCCGCGTTCCGCCTTGCCGGCGACGGCGTGCTGCCGCTGACCGAGGCCTGGAAGCTGATCTCGACGGCGCCGGCGCAAGCCATCGGTCTGACCGATCGTGGCACGCTCGCCGCAGGACATCGCGCCGACATCCTGCTCGTCGACGACAGCGTCCCGTTGCGGCCGCGGCTGGTCGCGGTGATCTCAGCGGGCAAGCTCGTGCATCTCACCGATGCGACGCGCCTACTCGGTGCTGCGGCGACGCCGCGCGAGACTGTCGTTGCGGCATAA
- a CDS encoding chloramphenicol acetyltransferase — protein MAAKVLSVQPTIDASAKLHEVRLGAYTEVGARTILHDVAMGDYSYVVNDAQITYTMIGKFCSIAAMARINPGNHPMHRATQAHFTYRSSAYFPGESDDTEFFDWRRRHHVHIGHDVWIGHGAIVLPGRNIGTGAVIAAGAIVTKDVPAYTIVAGNPARIVRRRFSEEIAGRLARLAWWDWDHDKLREALPDFRKLAIEDFLSTYEAETRSSASKRSTVA, from the coding sequence ATGGCCGCCAAGGTGCTCTCGGTCCAACCGACCATCGATGCTTCGGCGAAGCTCCACGAGGTCAGGCTCGGCGCTTACACCGAGGTCGGCGCCCGCACCATCCTGCATGATGTCGCGATGGGTGACTATTCCTACGTCGTCAACGACGCGCAGATCACCTACACCATGATCGGAAAGTTCTGCTCGATCGCAGCGATGGCGCGGATCAATCCGGGCAATCATCCTATGCATCGCGCCACCCAGGCGCACTTTACCTACCGCTCCAGCGCCTATTTCCCCGGCGAGAGCGACGACACCGAATTCTTCGACTGGCGGCGCCGGCACCACGTCCATATCGGCCATGACGTCTGGATCGGTCATGGCGCGATCGTGCTGCCGGGCCGCAACATCGGCACTGGGGCCGTGATCGCGGCCGGCGCCATCGTCACCAAGGACGTGCCGGCCTACACTATCGTCGCCGGCAATCCGGCGCGGATCGTGCGGCGGCGGTTCTCGGAAGAGATTGCCGGACGGCTTGCCAGGCTGGCATGGTGGGACTGGGATCACGACAAATTGCGTGAAGCGCTGCCCGATTTCCGCAAGCTCGCGATTGAAGATTTCCTGTCGACGTACGAAGCAGAGACACGTTCCTCTGCCAGCAAACGAAGCACGGTCGCGTGA
- the phnC gene encoding phosphonate ABC transporter ATP-binding protein, whose amino-acid sequence MLVVEGLTCRFGAKAAVDDASFQISPGGFVGVIGRSGAGKSTLLRTINRLVTPKQGRILFDGLDVTALRGKELRQWRARSAMIFQQFNLVGRLDVLTNVLMGRLATMPAWRSLSQIWPEQDRALAMSALEQFDIAALAAQRADQLSGGQQQRVAIARALVQQPDIILADEPIASLDPRNTKIVMDALLRINKHFGITVLCNLHSLDLARSYCDRLIGMAQGRVVFDGAPSALTDLVARELYDLEAAEVMGGMPAPAPEGIPALGTAAAA is encoded by the coding sequence ATGCTGGTGGTGGAAGGTCTGACGTGCCGCTTCGGCGCAAAAGCCGCGGTGGACGACGCTTCGTTTCAAATCTCTCCCGGCGGCTTCGTCGGCGTGATCGGGCGCTCCGGCGCCGGCAAGTCGACTCTGCTGCGAACCATCAATCGTCTGGTGACGCCGAAGCAAGGCCGCATCCTGTTCGACGGCCTCGACGTCACCGCGCTGCGCGGCAAGGAGCTGCGGCAGTGGCGGGCACGGTCGGCCATGATCTTTCAGCAGTTCAACCTGGTCGGCCGGCTCGACGTGCTGACCAACGTGCTGATGGGGCGTCTCGCCACCATGCCGGCCTGGCGCTCGCTGTCGCAGATCTGGCCCGAGCAGGACAGGGCGCTGGCGATGTCGGCGCTTGAGCAGTTCGATATCGCCGCGCTCGCCGCGCAGCGCGCCGACCAGCTCTCCGGTGGCCAGCAGCAGCGCGTCGCAATTGCCCGCGCCCTGGTCCAGCAGCCCGACATCATTCTTGCCGACGAACCGATTGCCTCGCTCGATCCGCGCAACACCAAGATCGTCATGGATGCGCTGCTCCGCATCAACAAGCATTTCGGCATCACCGTGCTCTGCAATCTGCATTCGCTCGATCTGGCGCGCAGCTATTGCGACCGCCTGATCGGCATGGCGCAGGGGCGCGTCGTGTTCGACGGCGCGCCGTCCGCGCTGACCGACCTTGTCGCGCGTGAGCTCTACGATCTCGAAGCCGCCGAGGTCATGGGCGGCATGCCTGCGCCGGCGCCCGAGGGCATCCCGGCACTCGGAACGGCCGCGGCGGCCTGA
- the phnD gene encoding phosphonate ABC transporter substrate-binding protein, whose amino-acid sequence MITRRIVLAGAAALTFAGSASAEDWKAKYPEITFAVIPAENGSGVTERYGPFVNYLSKELGIKVTLRVANDYAAVIEGQRAGNIHIGYYGPASFSRARLTGVKTDAFVIDVNSDGSKGYYSVFYVLAKSPYHKLEDLKGKNLGLVDPNSTSGNNMPRFKLNAMGIDPDAYFSKVVFTGSHENAVLALAQGTVDVAANWWNADDDSNLTRMLNKGMVKSADGTVMKKEDFRIIVKSDLIINSPYAYLSDLPGDMKAAIKKAFLEAAQKDPEAFKKLSDGKNKPWEPIANDDYNKTIELIKFVDALRKKAS is encoded by the coding sequence ATGATCACTCGCAGAATAGTTCTTGCCGGCGCAGCCGCGCTGACCTTTGCCGGATCCGCTTCCGCCGAAGACTGGAAAGCAAAATATCCGGAGATCACCTTCGCCGTAATCCCGGCCGAGAACGGCTCGGGCGTCACCGAGCGCTACGGCCCCTTCGTCAACTATCTGTCGAAGGAGCTCGGCATCAAGGTCACGCTGCGCGTCGCCAACGACTACGCCGCCGTGATCGAGGGCCAGCGCGCCGGCAACATTCACATCGGCTATTACGGTCCGGCCTCCTTCTCGCGCGCTCGCCTGACCGGCGTGAAGACCGATGCCTTCGTGATCGACGTCAATTCCGACGGCTCGAAGGGCTACTACTCGGTCTTCTACGTGCTGGCGAAGTCGCCGTACCACAAGCTCGAAGACCTCAAGGGCAAGAATCTCGGGCTGGTCGATCCGAACTCGACCTCGGGCAACAACATGCCCCGCTTCAAGCTGAACGCGATGGGCATCGATCCCGATGCCTATTTCTCCAAGGTGGTCTTTACCGGCAGCCACGAGAACGCCGTGCTGGCGCTGGCCCAGGGCACCGTCGACGTCGCCGCCAACTGGTGGAACGCGGATGACGATTCCAACCTGACCCGCATGCTCAACAAGGGCATGGTGAAGTCGGCCGACGGCACCGTGATGAAGAAGGAAGACTTCCGCATCATCGTGAAGTCCGACCTCATCATCAACTCGCCCTACGCCTATCTCAGCGATCTGCCCGGCGATATGAAGGCCGCCATCAAGAAGGCTTTTCTTGAAGCGGCGCAGAAGGATCCCGAGGCGTTCAAGAAGCTCTCCGACGGCAAGAACAAGCCGTGGGAGCCGATCGCCAATGACGATTACAACAAGACCATCGAGCTGATTAAGTTCGTCGACGCTTTGCGCAAGAAGGCGTCCTGA